One Owenweeksia hongkongensis DSM 17368 genomic region harbors:
- a CDS encoding DUF4382 domain-containing protein produces the protein MKINKHLTIASLALLSTLFISSCEKDDDGQVSNNTGNATVKFNLTDAPASYDAVYIDVLEVKVHVSNSGDTSNADGWITLPNTRPGIYNLLDFQNGIDTLIASGDVPAGKVSQIRLILGPQNSVVVNGVSEPLKTPSAQQSGLKLKVNYTLQAGIVYEFWLDFDASRSIVAKGNGGYNLKPIIRVFTKNTTGSIDGYVSPIAAFSSVLAYNAAGDSAAALTNPVSGYFLISGLDPASYTVEFDPISPYMTTDTMGVNVATGIVTHLDTIRIN, from the coding sequence ATGAAAATCAACAAACATTTGACAATTGCCAGTTTGGCTTTACTCTCTACTCTATTTATTTCATCTTGTGAAAAAGATGATGATGGTCAGGTTTCTAATAATACAGGAAATGCCACAGTGAAGTTTAACCTTACGGATGCACCGGCATCTTACGATGCGGTATATATTGATGTATTAGAAGTTAAAGTTCATGTTTCCAATTCAGGTGATACGAGCAATGCAGATGGCTGGATTACTTTGCCGAATACACGGCCAGGTATTTACAACCTTTTGGATTTCCAAAATGGAATAGATACGCTAATAGCATCAGGAGATGTACCGGCAGGGAAAGTTAGTCAGATAAGGTTAATACTTGGCCCGCAAAATAGTGTGGTTGTAAATGGCGTTTCGGAGCCATTGAAAACACCATCAGCACAGCAATCTGGTTTGAAGTTAAAGGTGAATTACACACTTCAGGCTGGCATCGTTTATGAATTTTGGTTAGATTTTGATGCTTCAAGATCAATTGTTGCCAAAGGAAATGGAGGCTATAATCTAAAGCCGATTATTCGTGTTTTTACTAAAAACACTACAGGATCCATTGATGGATATGTATCACCAATTGCTGCATTTTCGTCTGTATTAGCATACAACGCAGCTGGAGATTCTGCGGCAGCCCTTACCAATCCTGTTTCAGGATATTTTCTGATCAGTGGATTAGATCCGGCATCATATACAGTGGAGTTTGACCCTATTTCTCCATATATGACAACTGATACCATGGGAGTAAATGTAGCTACAGGTATTGTAACCCATTTGGACACCATTCGTATAAATTAA
- a CDS encoding GWxTD domain-containing protein, translated as MNRFKLPVFLTLLFCTIQLSAKNIGIDISYAQFMNEKDEGYLEIYFALAGNSIDFVKNKGDKYQGGVEITAAIKQDSAFITADKFLLQSPELNDTINFAEAYINQVRFPLEKGKYILVLDIKDINDPEETYHFEQEFTLELGDAEPTTSDLLFLDTYTPAKEGSVFAKSGYDLVPMVSSGSYYFNEAVSTLSFYVELYNTKDALGENEPYILKYYLKNASTNKVLNKYASFAKKTSSTVEPVLASFNIEKLKTGNYNLVVEALNRDGETIINKTAFFYRKNSAPSVDFEDLANTDVTGTFADLLGGIDSLYLFTRYLFPISTDAERNYQNSLREERDLKKMKQYFYVFWSQRNDYDPQTEWENYRKRVREVNSLYDSGLRPGFMTDRGRVSLVYGKPILVEQRKFEPGLPPYEIWKYDQLTSRYVDIVNQSNKIFVFAEFNISSNEYELIHSNAIGELNDRR; from the coding sequence ATGAACAGATTTAAATTACCCGTTTTTCTCACTCTTTTATTTTGCACTATTCAATTGAGCGCCAAAAATATAGGAATCGATATATCCTATGCTCAGTTTATGAATGAGAAGGATGAAGGTTATCTGGAAATTTATTTTGCCTTAGCTGGAAATTCCATTGATTTTGTAAAAAATAAGGGTGATAAATACCAGGGTGGTGTTGAAATCACTGCTGCTATTAAGCAAGATTCTGCTTTTATCACTGCGGATAAGTTCCTTTTGCAAAGCCCTGAACTAAATGACACTATTAATTTTGCGGAAGCTTATATAAACCAAGTCCGCTTTCCACTCGAAAAAGGAAAATACATCTTAGTTCTGGATATTAAAGATATTAATGATCCAGAAGAGACTTATCATTTTGAGCAAGAGTTTACTTTAGAGTTGGGTGACGCAGAACCTACTACCTCAGACCTTCTGTTTTTGGATACCTACACTCCGGCCAAAGAGGGTTCCGTATTTGCCAAATCTGGATATGACTTAGTACCTATGGTATCTTCGGGATCTTATTACTTTAATGAGGCCGTTTCTACACTTTCATTTTATGTGGAACTATACAATACCAAAGATGCCCTTGGTGAAAATGAACCCTACATTCTTAAATACTACTTAAAAAATGCCAGTACCAATAAAGTGTTGAACAAGTATGCCTCTTTTGCCAAAAAGACAAGCAGTACTGTAGAGCCTGTATTGGCCAGTTTTAATATTGAGAAATTAAAAACAGGAAACTACAACTTGGTGGTGGAAGCGCTTAACCGTGATGGTGAAACAATCATAAACAAAACGGCTTTCTTTTATCGTAAGAATAGTGCTCCAAGTGTAGATTTTGAGGATTTGGCCAATACAGATGTTACCGGAACTTTTGCTGATTTACTTGGAGGCATAGATAGCCTTTACCTTTTTACAAGATATTTATTCCCAATCAGCACAGATGCTGAGCGCAATTATCAAAATAGCCTTAGGGAAGAGAGGGATTTAAAAAAAATGAAACAATACTTCTATGTATTTTGGAGCCAACGCAACGATTACGATCCCCAAACGGAATGGGAGAATTACAGAAAACGTGTAAGAGAAGTAAACTCACTCTACGATAGCGGCCTGCGGCCTGGATTTATGACTGACCGCGGCCGTGTGTCCTTAGTATATGGAAAGCCCATCCTAGTAGAGCAGCGTAAATTTGAACCAGGTCTTCCTCCTTATGAAATTTGGAAGTATGACCAGCTCACCAGTCGTTATGTAGACATTGTTAATCAGAGTAACAAGATCTTTGTCTTTGCCGAGTTTAACATCTCTTCGAACGAGTATGAACTCATTCATTCTAATGCAATTGGCGAACTTAATGACCGCAGATGA
- a CDS encoding PQQ-dependent sugar dehydrogenase has product MKPHKCLAIIALMSLVLACNTTTNQPTESTQEASESTGDTVETAVGSLILPKPYATESVRKESKLIDWPEGKLPVAPEGFTVTKFADGFNNPRWTYIGPNGDFFVCEANTKNSAGRITLLRDEDNDGSIELRETFLSDLKQPLGMLIIGDAFYVANTDGLYKYPYKVGQKALEASKGEKIVDLPAGGYNNHWTRNIITNQAQDKIYISVGSASNVGEYGMKEEIRRANILEVGLNGEDEKIYASGLRNPVGMDWNPVNGELWTAVNERDKLGDNLVPDYVTSVKEGGFYGWPYAYYGPIEDPRLRGEAPELVAKTIVPDVSVGSHTASLGLAFYDKDGFPAKYKNGVFVGQHGSWNRSKLSGYRVVFIPFENGEPAGKPKDFLTGFIADSSDTDVYGRPVCVAITPSGDLLVNDDAGNVIWKVTYSK; this is encoded by the coding sequence ATGAAACCACACAAGTGTTTAGCTATCATCGCTTTGATGAGCTTAGTTTTAGCATGTAATACAACAACAAATCAGCCCACCGAATCAACACAGGAAGCGTCTGAAAGTACTGGAGATACGGTAGAGACAGCTGTAGGTTCTTTAATACTTCCAAAGCCATACGCTACAGAATCAGTTAGAAAAGAGAGTAAACTTATAGATTGGCCAGAAGGGAAACTGCCAGTCGCTCCGGAAGGATTTACGGTTACAAAATTTGCAGATGGATTTAATAATCCTCGCTGGACTTATATCGGTCCTAATGGGGATTTTTTCGTTTGTGAAGCAAACACAAAAAACAGTGCAGGCCGCATTACTTTATTAAGAGATGAAGATAATGATGGCTCAATAGAACTTCGCGAAACATTTCTGAGTGATTTAAAACAACCTTTGGGTATGCTTATAATTGGCGATGCTTTTTATGTAGCCAATACGGATGGACTTTACAAGTACCCATATAAAGTTGGGCAGAAGGCTCTAGAAGCCTCCAAAGGTGAAAAAATTGTAGACCTTCCTGCAGGTGGGTATAATAATCATTGGACTCGAAATATTATCACAAATCAGGCGCAAGACAAAATTTACATTTCTGTAGGTTCTGCCAGTAATGTTGGAGAATATGGTATGAAGGAAGAAATAAGACGTGCTAATATTTTGGAAGTAGGTTTAAATGGGGAGGATGAAAAAATATACGCTAGTGGATTACGAAATCCGGTAGGAATGGATTGGAACCCGGTGAATGGAGAACTTTGGACAGCTGTAAATGAACGTGACAAGCTAGGAGATAATCTTGTTCCAGACTATGTTACCAGCGTTAAAGAAGGCGGGTTTTATGGATGGCCATATGCTTATTATGGGCCAATTGAAGATCCCCGATTAAGGGGAGAAGCACCCGAACTGGTAGCTAAAACAATAGTGCCTGATGTTTCTGTGGGGTCTCATACAGCTTCGCTGGGGCTTGCGTTTTATGATAAAGATGGTTTCCCTGCTAAATATAAAAATGGCGTGTTCGTTGGTCAGCACGGTTCTTGGAATCGCTCTAAGCTATCCGGATATAGGGTAGTTTTTATCCCTTTCGAGAATGGTGAACCAGCAGGAAAACCTAAAGACTTTCTTACCGGATTTATAGCGGATAGTAGCGATACCGATGTGTATGGGAGACCTGTTTGTGTAGCTATTACCCCGTCAGGAGATTTATTGGTAAATGATGATGCTGGAAATGTAATTTGGAAAGTTACTTATAGCAAATAA
- a CDS encoding TonB-dependent receptor family protein yields MAITFVSAILNPLFGQEVSGQINDSSNTGISEVVILFDGQRLSKTNIDGTFTLPEGYKFPLKVELSHPSFSDRVVILSEGNTVFTLKYLDKSENLEEVIVSSTYQKESNVIIPTSKVASKKLEEYSPVNLVSAINEIPGVYIQSGAINTNRIVIRGVGSRTLYGTNKIRAYFNGIPVTNGAGETSIDAFDPEDIDNIEIVKGPKATQYGTNLGGTLMLNSKQAGEGETYLKNSFTLGSFGLIKNNISVATASKKLSFNINFDHLESDGFRENSDYNRNTVLFTSNYEINSKNEIGVLINYIDYFAQIPSSIGQTAMAEDPTQAAFTWGAAQGYEDNKQVLTGLNYTHRFSDEFSNTTSFFYSYIDHYEPRPFNILDEYTYGYGARTLFAKDFTFLKNSANLSFGSEFYIDQYNWKTSENLYQSNNGNGSLEGQLLSDNRENRDNLNVFATITLPITKRLKAQLGLNVNKTSYSFVDEFNVGENNKDADRSFDPILAPNLNLVYQFTNFLSVYANVSRGFNYPSIEETLTPEGLINPDLGPETGFNYELGSEAFLFNRKLKVHLSAYLLDINNLLVADRVGEDQYIGRNAGKTEQKGIELSVLYRQAFSNGFSFSPYVNAEISNNRFIDFVDGNADYSGNKLTGVPGFKVNGGIHFGFKNFGLSTNFIHIGEVPMDDANTIYSDEYTVFNAKLSYRNQITKHLFIEVNAGVNNFMDETYASSILINAIGFGNSEPRYYYPGMPRNWFGGLKIGYTL; encoded by the coding sequence ATGGCGATTACATTTGTAAGCGCTATTCTAAATCCTCTATTCGGTCAGGAAGTAAGCGGTCAAATCAATGATTCTTCAAATACAGGTATATCTGAAGTTGTTATTCTGTTTGATGGTCAAAGACTTTCTAAAACTAATATTGATGGCACCTTCACACTTCCTGAGGGTTACAAGTTTCCGTTGAAAGTAGAATTGAGTCATCCAAGTTTTAGTGATAGAGTGGTTATTTTATCCGAGGGTAACACTGTTTTTACCCTAAAATATTTAGATAAATCGGAGAATCTTGAGGAGGTAATTGTCTCGTCAACGTATCAAAAAGAAAGCAATGTAATTATTCCTACATCCAAAGTAGCTTCCAAAAAACTAGAGGAATACAGCCCTGTGAATTTGGTTTCTGCCATCAATGAAATCCCTGGTGTATATATTCAGAGTGGCGCAATAAATACAAATAGGATTGTGATTAGGGGTGTAGGATCTAGAACACTTTATGGAACCAATAAAATACGAGCTTACTTTAACGGGATTCCGGTTACAAATGGTGCTGGTGAAACTTCTATAGATGCTTTTGATCCCGAGGATATCGATAATATCGAAATTGTAAAAGGACCGAAAGCCACGCAATATGGTACAAACCTAGGGGGGACTTTAATGCTGAACTCAAAACAAGCAGGGGAAGGCGAAACCTATTTAAAAAACAGTTTTACTCTTGGTAGTTTTGGGTTGATTAAAAATAATATCTCGGTAGCCACGGCAAGCAAAAAGTTATCCTTCAACATAAATTTTGATCACCTAGAGTCAGATGGATTTCGAGAAAACAGTGATTATAATCGAAATACAGTTTTATTTACTTCGAACTATGAGATTAATTCAAAAAATGAAATTGGAGTTTTAATTAATTACATCGATTACTTTGCTCAAATACCAAGTTCTATTGGCCAAACTGCCATGGCGGAAGATCCAACACAAGCAGCTTTTACATGGGGAGCAGCTCAAGGTTACGAAGATAATAAGCAGGTTCTAACAGGCTTAAATTATACTCACCGGTTTTCTGATGAGTTTAGTAATACCACATCATTTTTTTATAGCTACATAGATCATTACGAACCCCGACCATTTAATATTTTAGATGAATATACTTATGGATATGGTGCAAGAACTCTGTTTGCGAAGGATTTTACTTTTCTTAAAAATAGTGCCAACCTCAGTTTTGGAAGTGAGTTCTATATAGATCAGTATAACTGGAAAACCAGTGAAAATTTATATCAAAGTAATAACGGAAACGGTAGCTTAGAAGGGCAACTATTAAGTGATAATCGAGAAAACCGTGATAACCTTAATGTATTTGCGACCATAACTTTACCTATCACAAAAAGACTAAAAGCGCAGCTGGGTTTAAATGTGAATAAAACCAGCTACAGTTTTGTGGACGAATTCAATGTGGGTGAAAACAACAAAGATGCCGACCGAAGTTTTGATCCTATTCTGGCTCCCAATCTAAATTTGGTTTATCAGTTTACAAATTTTCTAAGCGTTTATGCTAATGTAAGCCGAGGGTTTAATTATCCGTCCATTGAAGAAACACTTACTCCTGAAGGCTTAATAAACCCTGATCTGGGGCCTGAAACGGGCTTCAATTATGAGCTTGGTAGTGAAGCATTTTTGTTTAATAGAAAACTGAAGGTTCACCTGTCCGCCTATTTATTGGATATTAATAATTTACTAGTTGCAGATCGTGTGGGTGAAGACCAGTATATCGGCAGAAATGCAGGCAAAACCGAACAGAAAGGAATCGAGTTATCGGTTTTATACAGACAAGCTTTTAGCAATGGATTTTCATTTTCACCTTACGTGAATGCGGAAATTTCTAATAATCGATTTATTGATTTTGTAGATGGCAATGCTGATTATTCAGGAAACAAACTTACCGGAGTGCCTGGCTTCAAAGTAAATGGAGGAATTCACTTTGGGTTTAAAAACTTCGGTTTAAGTACCAATTTCATTCACATAGGAGAGGTGCCTATGGATGATGCGAATACCATCTATTCTGATGAGTACACTGTGTTTAACGCCAAATTATCTTATCGAAATCAAATCACCAAACACCTTTTTATTGAAGTGAATGCAGGTGTAAATAATTTTATGGATGAGACTTATGCATCATCAATTTTAATAAATGCCATTGGCTTTGGAAACTCAGAGCCGCGTTACTATTATCCAGGTATGCCAAGAAATTGGTTTGGGGGCTTAAAAATTGGGTATACACTTTAA
- a CDS encoding OmpA family protein has translation MRNRISQLGVALLLIAIATSCVGKKKYVASQKHVEKLQQDSAQFVSTVNSLKADLQRAETQYDQYKTKNENERAALLSQLEAQGTELSEKDQALQLRAQRLRALESRLEQQQQIVNNLRKTVEDALVNIDDEDLTVEVKNGKVYVSLSDKLLFPSGSAKLNKEGEEAIGKLAKVLQQNEKINIDVTGHTDSIPIKTAKYSDNWDLSTARATTITRLLTEEYNVPGARLTASGMSDFSPVATNSTKEGRAKNRRTEIILTPKLEELFKILDGTAKEPAQAEVTE, from the coding sequence ATGAGAAATCGTATTTCACAACTAGGAGTGGCTTTACTCCTTATCGCCATTGCAACATCATGTGTGGGTAAAAAAAAGTATGTCGCTTCACAAAAGCATGTAGAAAAACTACAGCAGGATAGCGCACAGTTTGTAAGTACTGTAAATAGTCTGAAAGCTGATTTACAGCGTGCAGAAACACAGTATGATCAGTACAAGACAAAAAATGAGAACGAACGTGCTGCTTTATTGTCTCAACTAGAAGCTCAAGGAACCGAACTTTCTGAAAAGGATCAGGCCTTGCAGCTGCGTGCTCAGCGTCTTCGCGCTTTGGAGTCAAGGTTAGAACAACAGCAGCAAATCGTGAATAACCTTCGCAAAACTGTAGAAGATGCCCTGGTAAACATTGATGACGAGGATTTGACTGTAGAGGTTAAAAACGGAAAAGTGTATGTTTCACTGAGTGATAAATTACTTTTTCCTTCAGGGAGCGCCAAGCTAAATAAGGAAGGTGAAGAAGCCATTGGTAAATTGGCTAAAGTGCTCCAGCAAAATGAAAAGATTAATATCGATGTTACAGGTCATACAGATTCAATTCCAATCAAGACGGCTAAATATTCGGATAACTGGGATTTAAGTACAGCAAGAGCCACTACAATTACACGACTGCTAACGGAGGAATATAATGTACCAGGAGCCAGATTGACAGCTTCGGGTATGAGTGACTTTAGTCCTGTGGCTACAAATTCTACTAAAGAGGGTAGAGCCAAAAACCGTAGAACGGAAATCATTCTTACTCCTAAACTTGAGGAGCTATTCAAAATTTTGGATGGCACCGCGAAAGAGCCGGCTCAAGCTGAGGTTACTGAGTAG